A window from Gopherus evgoodei ecotype Sinaloan lineage chromosome 24, rGopEvg1_v1.p, whole genome shotgun sequence encodes these proteins:
- the LOC115639426 gene encoding protein S100-A2-like translates to MASPLEQALAVLVGTFHKYSSKEGDRYKLSKAEMKELLLTELPSFVADQVDESGLQKLMGNLDANGDEELDFQEYAVFLALTAELCHEFFRECADERNRKI, encoded by the exons ATGGCGTCTCCACTGGAACAGGCCCTCGCGGTGCTGGTGGGCACCTTCCATAAGTATTCCAGCAAGGAGGGGGACAGGTACAAGCTCAGCAAGGCAGAGATGAAGGAGTTGCTCCTCACAGAGCTGCCCAGCTTTGTTGCG GATCAGGTGGACGAAAGTGGCCTGCAGAAGCTAATGGGGAATCTGGATGCCAATGGGGACGAGGAGCTGGATTTCCAGGAGTACGCGGTGTTCCTGGCCCTCACCGCCGAGCTGTGCCACGAGTTCTTCCGGGAGTGTGCCGATGAGAGGAACCGGAAGATCTGA
- the LOC115639558 gene encoding protein S100-A2-like codes for MAAPQTLQQALAVLVCTFQRYSKQEGDRFTLSRGELKELLEKELPSLGDVQVKEGAFEELLSILDANRDREVDFQEYIRFVAVACTLCHEFFLDSPVVLPREQ; via the exons ATGGCAGCTCCGCAGACCCTGCAGCAGGCGCTGGCTGTGCTGGTTTGCACTTTCCAGCGCTATTCCAAACAGGAAGGTGACAGATTCACGCTCAGCAGAGGGGAGCTGAAGGAGctgctggagaaggagctgccCAGCCTGGGAGAT GTACAAGTGAAGGAAGGTGCCTTTGAGGAACTGCTGAGCATCCTGGATGCTAacagagacagggaagttgaCTTCCAGGAGTACATTCGCTTCGTGGCAGTGGCGTGCACCTTATGCCATGAGTTTTTCTTGGACTCCCCTGTGGTTCTGCCACGTGAACAATAA
- the LOC115639559 gene encoding protein S100-A4-like, translating to MMARPLERALDTMVSTFHKYSGKEGDKFKLNKAELKDLVTKELPSYISKQTDEASFQRLMNNLDSNRDKEVDFQEYATFLACVAMMCNEDFQDCPDKMPRKV from the exons ATGATGGCCCGACCCCTGGAGCGGGCTCTGGACACGATGGTCTCCACGTTCCACAAGTACTCTGGGAAGGAAGGTGATAAATTCAAGCTCAACAAGGCTGAGCTCAAGGACCTGGTCACGAAGGAGCTGCCCAGCTACATCAGC AAACAAACGGATGAAGCCAGCTTCCAAAGGCTCATGAACAACCTGGACAGCAACCGGGACAAGGAAGTGGATTTCCAGGAGTACGCGACCTTCCTGGCCTGCGTCGCCATGATGTGCAACGAGGACTTCCAGGACTGCCCTGACAAGATGCCACGGAAGGTGTGA
- the LOC115639438 gene encoding protein S100-A5-like, producing METPLEKALATLVCIFHKYSGKEGDKMTLSKGELKELVKNELGLGERMKEGGIEQLMKSLDRNSDQEIDFKEYSVFLSTLCMAYNDFFRGHGK from the exons ATGGAAACACCTCTGGAAAAGGCCTTGGCAACCCTAGTCTGCATCTTCCACAAGTACTCAGGGAAGGAAGGTGACAAGATGACCCTGAGCAAGGGGGAACTGAAGGAGCTAGTGAAGAAtgagctgggcctgggggag AGGATGAAGGAGGGCGGCATTGAGCAGCTCATGAAAAGCCTAGACCGGAACAGCGACCAGGAAATCGACTTCAAGGAATACTCGGTTTTCCTGTCCACCTTGTGTATGGCCTACAACGACTTTTTCCGGGGACACGGCAAGTag